A segment of the Posidoniimonas polymericola genome:
TTCGCGGCCCCACAGCCCGACTGGCCGAGCGGCTCGGCGTGCGTCGGCTTCCCCCAGTGGGACGGCGGCCAGCAGCGGCCACTGAGCGACGCTTGCCAGGCGTTCCTCGACGCTGGCGAGCCGCCGATTGCGTTCACGCCGGGCACTGCCAACCGGCAGGGCGAGCGGTTCTTCGCCGACGCGGTCGACGCGTGCGTGCGGCTCGGGCGGCGGGGGGTGCTGCTGACCAAGTTTGCCGAGCAGCTGCCGGCGGACCTGCCGGACGTCGTGCGGCGGTTCGAGTTCGAGCCGCTCAGCCAGCTGCTGCCCCGCTGCGCGGCGTTCGTGCACCACGGCGGCATCGGCAGTTCGTCCCAGGGGCTGGCGGCGGGCGTGCCGCAACTGATCCGACCGCTGGCGTTCGACCAGCACGACAACGCCGAGCGGCTGCGGCGGCTGGGGGTGGCGGAGGAGCTCTCGCCGCGGCGGTTCGCCGGCCAATCGGCGGCCGAGGCGCTCGGGCGGCTGATCGGCTCCGCAGCGGTCGGCGCGAGCTGCCGCCGCTACGCCGAACAGTGCGATGGCCGCGCCGCCCGCGACCGGGCGTGCGACCTGCTCGAGGGGCTGCTTGCGGCCGACGCCGACCGTCCGCCTACCATCAAGCCGGTGGTTAGTAGCGGACCGTAGACTGGTACTGGTTGGCGACCCGCGAAGGGTCGGTCCCGGGCGCCAGCGAACCGGCCGTTCCGGTGGCGGCCTGCAGCGCGGCGACCCGCGCCGCGACCTGCGGCTGGGCGCCGTTGATCGAGAGCGAGCGCTGGTAGTTGGCGAGCGCCTGCTGGTAGTCGCCCGCCTGGTCCCGCAGCCGGCCGAGCGCCGTGAACGCCCGCGCGTCGGTCGGGGCGACCTCCAGCGCGGCGATCAGCTGGGCCTTGGCCTGCTCGAGCTGGCCGGTCTCCTCGAGGAGTCGGGCGAGCTCGATCCGCGGGTTCGGGTTCTGCGGGCTGGCGGAGCTCCAGTTGTTGAGCAGGCGGAAGGCCGACTCGCGGCGGTTGGTCTCGCTGAGCAGCACGGCCAGGCCGCGGTAGCACTCGACGTGGTTCGGGTTGCGTTCGAGGCACTGATTGTAGAGCACCTCGGCCTGCTTGATGTCCTCGGGGCGCTGGTACATCGAGCCCGCTTTGTGGAGCGAGGCGGCCAGGTTGTAGTAGCCGTCGGGGGAGTCGGGGTTGGTGGCGATCGCCTCTTGGAACTTGGCGGCCGCCTGGTCGTAAGCCCCCTGCGTGTAGAGCCGCACGCCCTCGGCATTATTGGCTTGGCTGTTGACCGTGTTGCAGCCGCTCAGGCAGACGAGCGAGAGCAGCAGGGCGGGGGCGGCCCAGGGGCGCGGGTTTTGGCAGTTTGAGAGCACGTTCGGTTTCTCCGCGTCGGCCGGATCGGGTGGGCGGGGACCGCCCAGGACCCGCGGACCGTACCAACCCGCCCAAACGGACGCAAGGCGAGCGAAATGGCCCTCGTTTTCGCGCTAGATCGGCCGCACGGCGCGCCCTGTCGCGCATGTTTGACTCACACGCAACGACTGGCCAAACCTGCAAATCCGCCCGAACTGTGTATTTTTCCAGGACCCTCTAAAACGCAGGCCCCGGCCCCCGATTGGAACCCTAGCGACACCCCATCCCACCCTGACTGCCCTGCCCGACGGCTTTCCCCAACCGTCAGCCCCGCCCGGGCGATCAGACCCACGCCGACAAGGAGAGACCAGGTGGCCAAGACCAAGACCGCAGCTAAGAGCACCAGCAAGAAAGTCGCAACCAAGACCGCCAAGAAGACGACCAAGAAGGCCTCTCCGAAGAAGAAAGCCGCCAGCAGCAAGGCGGGAGCCAAGGAGGTCAGCGTCGACCGCCGCCGCACCGCCCGCCGCACGAAGGAGGAGACCGCAGAGCAGCCCGCGGAGGCCCCAAAGCTGGAGCGTCGCGAGAAAGTCAGCCGGCGCCGCCAGATCGACCCGACCACCTGCGAGCGTGACTACTCGGACTGCGAGGTGCAGTTCATGAACGCCCTGGACGACTACAAGCGGAAGAGCGGCCGCATGTTCCCGACCTGCAGCGAGGTGCTAGAGGTGATCCGCGGCCTAGGCTACGTCCAGCTCTCGCCGGCGGAACTCGCCGCTCGCGCGCCGGCCGAAGAGACCGACCTCGAGGCCCAGGCCGAGACCGAGGCCCAAGAAGCCCTGGCCGAATCGGCCGAGCTCGCCGCTACCGAGTAGCCGATTATCCGGCGCCGCCGGCCATCAGCGACCAAAAGAACACGAGGCCCGCTCTGCCGAGCGGGCCTCGTGTCTGTTTACTGTCAGCCGCCACAAGCGGCGCCGCGTCAGCTGGTCGACTGCACGTCGTGGAAGACGTCGCGGAGTTCGCTGGTCGACGCGTCCGAGATGCGTTTGCCCCGCTGCTCGAGCCGCTCGCCAACCTTGATGAGCGTTTCCTGCATGCGGCCGTGGGTCTCCTCGGACCCGCCGGCAAGCAGGAAGTCCTTGCCGCGGGTCAGTCTCTTGTGACCGTCCTCGGCGTCGAACGCCAGGCCGAGCACGCCCGACTTCTGCTTAGGCTGATTAGACTTCAATTCGATCGTTCCCGTACGGAAAGAAAACCAGCGGCGCCGCGCTTAACGTCGCCGCGACATCTCGCGAAGGATATCCGCCGCGGCTTCCCGGCTGTCCTTTGTGCCCGGCTTCTTAGGGAGCTCGGGCAGCTTGCCGAAGCGCTTCTTGTCTTTCTTGTCCTTCTTGTCACTGCCGCTGTCGTGTTCGGCTTCTTCGCCGCCCTCCGCCAAGACATCTTCAGCGTCGGCGTCCGTTGCGGCTTCTCCGGCGGGAGCAGCGATCTTCGACGACCGGGTCTCGTCGACGCGGAAGCTCATCGTCTCGCGCATTGAGACCGACGACGTCGGGTCGCCGCCCAGCAGCCAGTTGCTGATGTCGTCTTCCGCGACGTCGCCAGCAGCCTGATTCGCGGCGCGGTCTACCGCCTCGGCGACACTCTTTACCGGCGGCTTCTTCGCCGACTTGAGCTCGGCGCCGGCGGCGATCATTTCGAACTCAAGCGGACCGACCTTCAGCCGGTCGCCGATACTGAGCGGCGTCTCGGACTCGATACGCTCGCCGTTGACGAGTGTTCCGTTCCGGCTGCCGAGGTCGCGCACGCTTACGCCGCTCTCACGCGTCAGCACGACACAGTGCCGACGGCTAATAGCGTCGCTGCCCGCTCGCAACGTACATTCACTGGAGCGCCCAATCAGGAACTTCGATCGCTTCAATGGGATCTCGGTTCCCTCCTTAGCGCCCGCCAAGACTTTCAACTTCATGTTGAGCCCCCATTCCTCCGCACGAGGAGTTTACAAACAAAAAATAGCGACGTGCGTGCGGAGAAATACTCGATCAATCTTGCCTACAGCCTTACCGCGGAGTGGGTACTAAGAAATGGATGACAGCTCCTGCGACTCGGCATTCGACCTCCAACGCCAGCCGGCTTGCCAGCTGGGTGGGCGTTCTCGGGCTACTCGTCCCGGACACCCTCTACGACTAGTACGCAAATTGTATACGCAAAAATGGCTCTTGGGATTGCATTATTGCGCGTTCTTGTCACTCTTTTTCCACGCGGCAACCCTGCGGCTTCCTGCACGACAGGCGTCTGAATCGTGCTCCAAGGCTCTCATCGACCATCCTGACGCCCGGCGATTAGCGCCGGTAGGTCCAGGCGTCGCTCCCGAACTTGCTTGCCAAAATCCCCTGAGCCTCCTCTTCAAGCTTAGTCTGGGGACACTCTGAAGTGTGGAGTTCGAGCGATAGTCTGCTAGATAACCGAGGCAGCCAAGCCTCGGCCAGCCCACCGGCTGTGATCTCCTGACCGATAAGTTCTTCGATACCAGGGAGTTCGGGCGCTCGCGGAGAGGCCTGCAGCAGAATACTGCCGTGCTGGAGAATAGCCCCCTGACGCTTCCGCTGACTGCTCCCTCCCACTTTGTGGCATTGGTCGACCGTTTCCGGCAGCCCCGCCGCCGCGGAGCGGATCAGCAGGTCGCCGACTGAGCGACGAAGAAAGCAGAGGAAGGGGTCTTCCGACCGCGGCCGCGACGGCGGCGGCTGGCACAGCTCGACCGCAACTCCCGCGGGCGGTGAGAAGTCCTGCTGCAGAGTATCCCGTAAGGTTTCGTGCGCGGCGAAATAGAGGGCGTAGGGGTCGCGGGAGTATACCAGCACTGGCGGGACCGCCAAGCTGTACGTCAGCTCGCGATCGTGAACGATCGCACCCCCGCCGCTATGCCTGCGGACCACCGGGCATCCGGTGCTTTGCTCGTGCGAGGCGCGATCGGACTCGCTCTGAAAGTAGCCGAGCGACAACGTTGCGGGCGTCCACTGATAAAGCCTGAGCGTGGCGACTCCCTGCTCGGCGGCCAGATTGAGCAGGGCCTCGTCGAGCGCCATGTTCCACGCCCCGTCGGCAGGGGAATCGTTCCGCAGGCCGCACGCCAGACGCATCGCATCCTCCTCACGCTCAGCCACAGTAGCACATCACCGGCTGCCGCGCGGCCTGGACTTCGTCGGGCCTGCTGATCGTGGTGGTGTGCGGCGCGTCGTGCAGCAACTCGGGGTCTTCCTCGGTGATCCGGAAGAGCGTCTCCGCGAAGTGATCGAGGGTCTCTTTGCTCTCAGTCTCGGTCGGCTCGACCATGATCGCTTCCTTGACGGTCAGCGGGAAGTAGACCGTCGGCGCGTGGTAGCCATAGTCGAGCAGCCGCTTGGCGACATCCATCGCGCTGACGCCCTTTTCTGCCTTGAGCTTGGCGCCGGTCGCGACAAACTCGTGCATGCAGCGGTCCCCCTGAGGAACCGGCAGGAAGTGCTTCACCTTACTCAACAGGTAGTTGGCGTTCAGGACAGCCATGTCGCTCACCCGCCGCAGGCCGTCGGGCCCGTGGGCGCGGATGTAGCAGTAGGCCCGCACCAGGACGCCGGTGTTCGCGAAGAACGACCGCACGCGGCCAATCGATTTGGGGCGGTCGAACTCCAGGGCGTAGGCGTCGCCCTGCTTTACCACGAGCGGAGTCGGCAGGTAGGGCGCGAGCGCCTCGCTGACACAGATTGGGCCGGCTCCGGGCCCACCGCCGCCGTGCGGCCCACTGAAGGTCTTGTGCGGGTTGTAGTGCTGCATATCGGCGCCAAAGTCGCCGGGCCGGGCCACCCCGAGCACCGCATTCATGTTGGCTCCGTCGAGGTAGATCAGGCCGCCCTTGGCGTGCACCGCGTCCGCAATCGCCCGCATCGACGGCTCAAACACGCCTACCGTGTTCGGGTTGGTGATCATGAAGACGGCGATCTGATCGTCGAGCTTCGAGTGAAAATCGTCCATGTCGACCGCGCCGGTCGGCAGCGTCTTGACGGTAACCGTCTGGAAACCCGCCATCACCGCGCTGGCCGGGTTGGTGCCGTGGGCGCTGTCCGGAACGAGCACCTTGGTGCGGGCTTCGCCGCGGTCGCGGTAGTACGCCGCCGCCACCCACAAGGCCGCCAATTCGCCGTGCGCCCCAGCGGCCGGCTGCAGGCTGCACGCGGGCAGGCCCGAAATCTCGCTGAGGTACTGCTGCATCTCGTAGAGCAGCCGGAGCATCCCTTGCAGCGACTCCGTCGGCTGGTAGGGGTGCACGTCCGCCATGCCCGACAGGGCCGCGGCCCGCTCGTTCCGCTTGGGGTTGTGCTTCATCGTGCACGAGCCGAGCGGGTAGAAGTGCGTGTCGACGCTCATGTTCTGGGTCGACAAATTAACAAAGTGCCGCACCACCGCCGGCTCAGAAAGCTCCGGCAGCGCCGGCAGGTTCTCCGCCAGCATCGAACTGGGCAGCAGGTCCGCGACACGGCTCTCGGGTACGTCGCAGACCGGCAGTCGCGTGGCCCGCCGTCCGGGCTTGGAGAGTTCGAACAGCAGCTGCGTATCACGCGTGTTCTTCATAGGGGGGCTTCGTGCCGTGACTGGATGGCGGGTGGGGAGGGGTCTCGCGCCGGGTCCCCCTCAACAGATCTGGGAACGCGACGGGTGATAGCAGGGATTATAGCCGCCTGCCGACCAAGTCGACAGCGGTCTGGCGCCGCAAGGTTTCCGCGACCGGCGTGACCCGGCCGACCGCCACAGGGGGGAACGCGTCGCTGTCGAAACGAGTCGAGCGGCGCCGCCGCCAAGCCGATGCACTGACAGTCGGGACAACTCGTCCGGCGCCAGCGGTCCCAGTAATCCCGTTGGACGCCTGCGGCGGATCTTGGTACCGTGCCCGACCGCGGGGCGCCCGGTGCGCCCGGCGTTCGCCCCGGAAAAGGAGTTCCCCGTGCGTCGCTTCCCCCGAACCCAACGCCGCCGTCAGCTGTCACTCAGCGGGTCGCTGGCTGTCGCGATCGCCTGCTGCACGGGCTGTGGGGCCGGCACGCGGATGCCCAGCCTGTTCCACCCCGGCACCGCTGGCCAGCAGCAGTACGACGCCATCTACCACGACCCTTACCCGCTCAACGACGTCGCCCCCGAGATCGTCGGCGGCCGTCCGCGTGAGTACCAGCGTGAGGTGCCGCAGGTCACGCGGGGCAGGCTGTTCCGAGCTCCGCAGGCCAGCTCCAACGCTTATTAGGCGGGGCCTTGCCAGCGGACGCCGGTAGCAAGAGAATACTGGCTTGCCGCATTCGGGCTTCACGGGCCGCGGCCCGGCCCGTAAGGCAGAAATCGCCACCAGTCTGGCGTGCGAAATCGCTTGTCCCCGTAGCTCAACTGGATAGAGTGTCGGCCTCCGAAGCCGAAGGTTACAGGTTCGAATCCTGTCGGGGATACTCTCGCAACCGCCGCCGTTCGGTGGCGATCTCCGCTCCGGCTCGCCAGAACGGCCCGCCCGCGATTCTTACCACGACAGCCATCCACGCTTGCGGCGTGGGCGTCGACTCACCATAATTCCGGATCTACTGCACTCGTCGCACATTGCCGGAGTGGCGGAATTGGCAGACGCGCTGGATTCAAAATCCAGTGGGAGTAATCCCGTGAGGGTTCAAGTCCCTCCTCCGGTACTATTGACTGTGCAACGACTTGCGGCGATTTTCGCCGCTCTTCTGCAACGCTCGATTTTGCGAAGTGTCCCCCAAAGTGTCCCCCTGGGCCTCCCACAGGGCCTTGGCGGTCGCTTCCGCGTCGTCGCCGACGTAGTAGCCCATCGTTGTGGTGATGCTCGAGTGCCGCATCAGCTCGCGTAGTACGGTCGGCATCACCTTGCGGGACCAGCGGGCCCCAAACGCGCGACGCAGGTCGTGCGCCGATGCGAACTTCCGCTTCCCGTCGGTATCGTCCACCACCACGCCGGCCGCCTTGCCGATCGCCGACACGGTGCTGCCTACCTTCGTGCGGTTGCCCTCCACCTTGAAGACTCGGCCACGCCGCTGCGGGTCCGGGACCCTCTGCAGCAGCTCGGCAAAGTCTGGGGTGATCGGCAGGATTCGGTCTCGGTGCCCCTTCTCGGCCTCTGCAGGGATCCTCAGCATCGGGTAGGCGCCGGACAGGTCGACCACGATCGCCCCCGGCTTGGCGTCCCAGGAGAGCGTCAGAGACTCGCTAAGCCGCAAGCCAGACAACCACAGCCCCCGCAGGTAGAACGTCCACAGAGCCTCGTCGGGGGCGTTCTCGGCGACCTTCTGCAGCATCCGCTCGAACTCCTCGAGCGTGATCGGGCGCCCCCGCATGAGTTTGGCGCCGGCGACGCGCTTGGGCATCTTGAAGGTGGGGACCGCGGCGAGCAGCTTCTCGCCGTGGGCCCAGTTGCTGACGGCCTTCAGGCAACGCAGGTGCCTGGCAATCGTCGCTGGCCGACATTTGGCCTCCCGCAACTTGGCGGCGAACGCGGTCACCCTGGGGGTCGTGAGGTCGCCCAGCCGCTTCGGTTTGCAGTGCTCCTCGAACTTGTTGAGCGTCGCGCAGTAGTTGACCGCGGTACCGGGCGCGAGAGTCACCAGCCAATTGTCGGTGTAGAACTCGCGAAACTGGTCCCACGCCATTGCCGCCGACTTTCGGTAGCGTCCTTCCTGTAGCTCGGCCTCCCACTTCGCGGCGGCCTTGGCGGCCTCCTTGGGGCTGGTCTCGCCGGTGCTGCGGGTCTCTTCCTCCCCGGTCAGCGGGCACCGGAACCGCATGTAGAGGTACTTGCGGCCCTTGCTGACCACGTGCACCTTGATTGCGTGCATCGTTCAACCTTTCGTTTTGGGTTAGAATCTCGGCGCTTCACCACTGATCCGACGATCGGAGATCGCTGTGCAGATTGCTCTTTTCTTGGCCGACGCCGCACCCACCTGGCTACCGATTGCCGGCTTCGCTCTCGGTGCCATCGGTACGGTTCTCGGAATACTCAACTTCTGGCGGAATGTGGTCCGCGATCGCCCCAAGCTGAGAGTTACGCCGACGCAGGCAATTGGGGTCGGGAATCGCGCAGGCGTCAGGTTTGTGGGTGTCCATGTGGTCAACATGTCGACCTTCCCCCTCACGATCACCGGCGCTGGTTGGATCATCCCCGAGGTGGAAGCCAAAAAGCATCGCGCCCACGTGATTCCAGACCAGCCGCCCGTCATGGGCGAAAACATCCCGGCAACCATCGGACCCAGAGAGGCCGCCTCGTTCGTTATGCGGGCGAAGCCGGAGACAGCTGAGAAAGGCATGACCTATACGGGCGTCTGGGCAAAGACAGCATGTGGGTTCGAAGTTCGAACGAAGATCAAGCACCTCGACAGTTCCTTTCGAGTGTTCGTGGCGGGTGCGGATCAATTTCAATGAGCCCGACCGCAGCAGTGAGCAGCCGGCGTCATTCGTCACGATCGCTTGTCGCCCCACCTGGTTGCGCCGCCGGATCTGGCGTCGATCGCTAGTCGCCGTTGTCGGCGGCCCTGCAGGGATACCTATCGAGCTGCTGGGCGGCTCGCTGCTGCCCCCACGCTCGGAGGGATTCGACCTCGAAAAACACGTGGTTGCCGTCGCGGAAGTGCGGGGCGCGCGGCTGCTGGGCTTCCTGGCTGCACCAGTGCTCGAGGATCCAGCGACGTGTTAGCCCGAGCTCGGCCGCCAGGGCTTCGATCGAGACGATAGGGAGGCTCAGCGGCCGCGTGGTGGGCGAGTTGGCACTTTCCATGATTGACTCCGTGATCGTTGACGAGGGGCGTTCTCACAGGGGCTGGCGAGTACTTCGCCGCCAAATTCGGCGGCCCTGCAGGGATACTTCTCGAATCGATGGCCCGGGCGCCAGACGCTATCCGGTGCGTCTGGCGCGACGGGCTCGAAATGGCTACCAGCTGAACTCCACGGACTGATCCCCAACCGTCAGACGCGGCGCCTGCTGGCGGATCCGCTCGCACTCGCGGGCGATCTCCTCGAGGGAGGGGACCCACCCGCGTAGATGGCAGTTGCTGCGTCGGGCTTGCTCCTCCTTAGGCTGCTGGTGGTAATGCTGGCCTCTGGCGATGATGCGTACGGTCGTGCCAGCAAGACCAGTCGCGGTCGCTACGTCGATCCACGCGGCACCGGTCTCGAGCAGCCGCTCGACTTCGGCGACCTTGGCCTCGGAGAGTGTTTTGAGAGGCTTCATCGGGGCATGCCCCCTCTCGTCAGGGCGCCGGAGGCCGCCCGTTGCCCGCGACACGAGTCCTCGAGAGTTTGGCGCCGGACGTTGCCGGCCAGCTTGGGAGCGCTGTCGACGCCGTCGACCGCCAGTGCGGTTACTAGGGCGGCGACAACCTCGGCGTGCCATGCCTCAACTGGCAGAGGGCGAGTCAGCACCAGTCGAATCGCCTTGTTCGTCCAGTCGTCCAAGGCACATCCCGAGGTGAGCTTGTCGACCAGCTGAAACCGTTCCGCGATCGGCGAGCCGGGCTTGCCCGAATGCTCGACCCATTTCACACGGAGCCAGTGGTCCAGGGCGATCTGGAATCCCGACCAGGCGTTTTCGAAGTTGCCCTCGGCGAGCTCCTCACGAGCAGAGCCCACGATCTCGGGCAGGCTGCTGTGGGGGTCTCTCCACGCTGGGGCGGAGGGGGTTGAGACGGGCGATAGCGTACGCGTCCGCAGAGCTGCGGTTGCCATCGTATTGGCCTTTCCAGCGCCGGCAGAATGTCGGCGCATAAAGAAAGCGCCGAGGTGCACTGGCGTTGTCAGGCGGCGTAGAACCACCCGGGGGCCTTACGGACTCCCCACACCTGCGCACCTCGGCGCTCTGTTTTCTACGAGAGTTTGACATCTCTTCTTCTACGTGCTGTGGTCGGCAGGTGCGAGCAATCGCAGCCGCCAGCCGGGTAGCTTTGACCCCCGGATTATTGCTCAAATCGTCGGCGGGGGGAAGGACCGACAGACGCGGCCGCTAGCAGGCTACTCCTGACGTGAACCGCGGTCGACGCGGTCGGCGGATTCGACCGCGTCGGCAGTTCGCTCGGCGGCGGTCGCTGCTCGCTCCTGCAGCTCGACTAGGCTGCTCCTCATCGCCCGCAGCTCTTCCAGCATCTCATTGGTCTCGCTCGCAAACGCCGGATCGTTTTGCTGCAGGTGCCACGCGGTACGCTCAGCGGTGGTCAATGATCCTCGAGGCACCGCAGGGGAAATCCGCTCGAGCTCGCGGACCCTGTTGTCGAGTTCCGCGATCGCCTCGCTGCGGCTCATGGTTTCGCCGACACGGCTGTAGATGCCAGCCTCGGTCGTTGCCCGCGGGAACCAGTTTGTGGATCGGCCTAGTTTGCCGGTGCGTACGCGCGAGGAGGTGTCACCCAGCAGATCGTACACGTCGTTGGCCGCATTCAAGCTCAGCTCGGCGTCAGCGAACACCCGTCGAACCTTGTCCGAGCCGGCGGCCACCACGAGCTCGGTGCTCGCGGCTCGCGAAAACTTACCGCTGCCCACCCAATCGAGAAGCCCTCGCCCGTGCGACGCAATGCTCGCCTCGTCTGCGAGGCTCTGCTTCACACGGCTGAACTCCATCGCGAGCGGGGAGCGGCTACTGCGTACGAACTGCTCGAGCTCGCCCTGCGCTTCGATCGGGCCGCCTAGGCTGCCGAGAAAGTCATCTGCCAGCGATTTGTTAGACCGCACCGCCTGCAGACGCTCACCAAATGTGTCCACGTTTCCAGCGACCTTCCCCGACTTGATCGCTTCGGCGACGAACTGCTCGAGCCGAGAGCCGAAGTTGAGCGCGGCGGTCCTGGTGGTGTTCCCCTCGGGGTCCACCAGCCGGTTCGACAGCGCGGCGAACATCGCACCCGATTCCTGATAGGTGAACTCGCTGTTGGCCAGTCCCCCCATCGTCTTAGGGATCGCCAGCAGCTGCTTTTTTGGGTCGATCACGCGGGACGCGGCGCCCACCTTGTTGAGCACGCCCAGATTGAACGCCGGGTCGACGCGGTTGGTCGCCTTGGAAACGTCCGACAGGCCGCCGGCCGTGACGGCGATATTTCCCGGAGAGTTTGGGTTGTAGCCCGCGGCCGCTCGCACGTTACTGAATGCGGCGTTCACGTTGCCGCCTGAGCCGCTGAACGCGTCGGCAAGGGCGACGTCGATAACATTCTGATCCTGACCGAGCGACGATCCGAGCTTGTCGGCGCGGGCCAGGAAGGCGGTGCGCTGCGCCGCGGGCAGGACCGCAATATTCTGCTT
Coding sequences within it:
- a CDS encoding glycosyltransferase, whose translation is MHFLLTALGSYGDVHPMIGLGSALAGRGHEVELLANPYFEQEVHGAGLGFIPMGTAEEYLELTRHPDLWRPRQSLPMIVRQASLKYLAPMHRTVAERCRPGETVIAAHGLDLASRVVRDQGLAPVASVTFAPLAVWSSTAPPKLPVALARPWLPRWVNATQFAIGERLGLRPLIAPELNKLRRELGLPPAGRLMPDWWYAGACNVCLFPEWFAAPQPDWPSGSACVGFPQWDGGQQRPLSDACQAFLDAGEPPIAFTPGTANRQGERFFADAVDACVRLGRRGVLLTKFAEQLPADLPDVVRRFEFEPLSQLLPRCAAFVHHGGIGSSSQGLAAGVPQLIRPLAFDQHDNAERLRRLGVAEELSPRRFAGQSAAEALGRLIGSAAVGASCRRYAEQCDGRAARDRACDLLEGLLAADADRPPTIKPVVSSGP
- a CDS encoding tetratricopeptide repeat protein; the encoded protein is MLSNCQNPRPWAAPALLLSLVCLSGCNTVNSQANNAEGVRLYTQGAYDQAAAKFQEAIATNPDSPDGYYNLAASLHKAGSMYQRPEDIKQAEVLYNQCLERNPNHVECYRGLAVLLSETNRRESAFRLLNNWSSASPQNPNPRIELARLLEETGQLEQAKAQLIAALEVAPTDARAFTALGRLRDQAGDYQQALANYQRSLSINGAQPQVAARVAALQAATGTAGSLAPGTDPSRVANQYQSTVRY
- a CDS encoding FHA domain-containing protein; the protein is MKLKVLAGAKEGTEIPLKRSKFLIGRSSECTLRAGSDAISRRHCVVLTRESGVSVRDLGSRNGTLVNGERIESETPLSIGDRLKVGPLEFEMIAAGAELKSAKKPPVKSVAEAVDRAANQAAGDVAEDDISNWLLGGDPTSSVSMRETMSFRVDETRSSKIAAPAGEAATDADAEDVLAEGGEEAEHDSGSDKKDKKDKKRFGKLPELPKKPGTKDSREAAADILREMSRRR
- a CDS encoding lipoate--protein ligase family protein, with the translated sequence MRLACGLRNDSPADGAWNMALDEALLNLAAEQGVATLRLYQWTPATLSLGYFQSESDRASHEQSTGCPVVRRHSGGGAIVHDRELTYSLAVPPVLVYSRDPYALYFAAHETLRDTLQQDFSPPAGVAVELCQPPPSRPRSEDPFLCFLRRSVGDLLIRSAAAGLPETVDQCHKVGGSSQRKRQGAILQHGSILLQASPRAPELPGIEELIGQEITAGGLAEAWLPRLSSRLSLELHTSECPQTKLEEEAQGILASKFGSDAWTYRR
- the gcvPB gene encoding aminomethyl-transferring glycine dehydrogenase subunit GcvPB gives rise to the protein MKNTRDTQLLFELSKPGRRATRLPVCDVPESRVADLLPSSMLAENLPALPELSEPAVVRHFVNLSTQNMSVDTHFYPLGSCTMKHNPKRNERAAALSGMADVHPYQPTESLQGMLRLLYEMQQYLSEISGLPACSLQPAAGAHGELAALWVAAAYYRDRGEARTKVLVPDSAHGTNPASAVMAGFQTVTVKTLPTGAVDMDDFHSKLDDQIAVFMITNPNTVGVFEPSMRAIADAVHAKGGLIYLDGANMNAVLGVARPGDFGADMQHYNPHKTFSGPHGGGGPGAGPICVSEALAPYLPTPLVVKQGDAYALEFDRPKSIGRVRSFFANTGVLVRAYCYIRAHGPDGLRRVSDMAVLNANYLLSKVKHFLPVPQGDRCMHEFVATGAKLKAEKGVSAMDVAKRLLDYGYHAPTVYFPLTVKEAIMVEPTETESKETLDHFAETLFRITEEDPELLHDAPHTTTISRPDEVQAARQPVMCYCG
- a CDS encoding membrane or secreted protein, producing the protein MRRFPRTQRRRQLSLSGSLAVAIACCTGCGAGTRMPSLFHPGTAGQQQYDAIYHDPYPLNDVAPEIVGGRPREYQREVPQVTRGRLFRAPQASSNAY
- a CDS encoding tyrosine-type recombinase/integrase, whose protein sequence is MHAIKVHVVSKGRKYLYMRFRCPLTGEEETRSTGETSPKEAAKAAAKWEAELQEGRYRKSAAMAWDQFREFYTDNWLVTLAPGTAVNYCATLNKFEEHCKPKRLGDLTTPRVTAFAAKLREAKCRPATIARHLRCLKAVSNWAHGEKLLAAVPTFKMPKRVAGAKLMRGRPITLEEFERMLQKVAENAPDEALWTFYLRGLWLSGLRLSESLTLSWDAKPGAIVVDLSGAYPMLRIPAEAEKGHRDRILPITPDFAELLQRVPDPQRRGRVFKVEGNRTKVGSTVSAIGKAAGVVVDDTDGKRKFASAHDLRRAFGARWSRKVMPTVLRELMRHSSITTTMGYYVGDDAEATAKALWEAQGDTLGDTSQNRALQKSGENRRKSLHSQ